In the Candidatus Rhodoblastus alkanivorans genome, one interval contains:
- a CDS encoding DNA-3-methyladenine glycosylase I, with protein MSEAKRLAILHPDGKRRCPWPGQDAAYVAYHDDEWGVPEFDSRALFEKLMLDGFQAGLSWIAILRKRDNFRRAFAGFDPEKIAAFDVAKIESLMLDPGIVRNRAKIEGAVASARLYLDIEAGQGFSRYLWDFVDGRPIVNSFRALDEVPAKTDVSERMARDLKTRGFKFCGPTIVYAFMQAVGMVNDHLVDCHRHEACQRTNIESGRA; from the coding sequence ATGAGCGAGGCGAAACGACTGGCGATTCTTCATCCCGACGGCAAAAGGCGCTGTCCCTGGCCGGGGCAGGATGCGGCCTATGTCGCCTATCACGACGACGAATGGGGCGTTCCGGAGTTCGACTCCCGCGCCCTGTTCGAAAAGCTGATGCTCGACGGCTTTCAGGCCGGCCTGTCGTGGATCGCGATCCTGCGCAAACGCGACAATTTCCGCCGCGCCTTCGCCGGCTTCGACCCCGAAAAGATCGCCGCTTTCGACGTCGCGAAAATCGAAAGCCTGATGCTCGACCCCGGCATCGTCCGCAATCGGGCCAAGATCGAGGGCGCCGTCGCTTCGGCGCGCCTTTACCTCGACATCGAGGCCGGACAGGGTTTTTCGCGTTACCTGTGGGACTTTGTCGACGGACGGCCGATCGTGAACTCTTTTCGCGCGCTGGACGAGGTTCCCGCGAAAACGGATGTTTCGGAAAGGATGGCGCGGGACCTGAAAACGCGCGGCTTTAAATTCTGCGGCCCAACCATCGTTTACGCCTTCATGCAGGCGGTCGGCATGGTCAATGACCATCTGGTCGATTGCCATCGCCATGAGGCCTGTCAGCGTACTAACATCGAATCGGGGCGCGCATGA
- a CDS encoding YgfZ/GcvT domain-containing protein, which yields MKAAHLTDRGVVRIGGPEARGFLQGLVTGNVVTLQPGEARWAALLSPQGKILFDFLMSAGSEADSDAILLDVSREKIPDLVKKLTMYKLRAKVDIADESEHLGVIALYGGAPGEGARDSRHPDMGTRLIALNGKIAAQMLTFGGDAGLDDYAAHRIALGVPEGGVDFAYGDAFPHEADMDQLNGVDFKKGCFVGQEVVARMQYRGTTRNRVLKVALEGAAPPPGAIVMAGETKIGVMGSSAGAQGLALLRIDRAEEAAQAGQALVSGETRLRLM from the coding sequence ATGAAAGCGGCTCATTTGACGGATCGTGGCGTGGTCAGGATCGGCGGCCCGGAAGCGCGCGGCTTTCTTCAGGGCCTCGTGACCGGCAATGTCGTGACGCTTCAGCCGGGCGAGGCGCGCTGGGCGGCGCTGCTGTCGCCCCAGGGCAAGATTTTGTTCGATTTCCTGATGAGCGCCGGATCCGAAGCCGATTCGGACGCCATATTGCTCGACGTCAGTCGCGAGAAAATTCCCGATCTGGTCAAGAAGCTGACCATGTATAAATTGCGCGCCAAGGTCGACATCGCCGACGAAAGCGAACATCTTGGCGTGATCGCGCTCTATGGCGGGGCGCCGGGCGAGGGCGCCCGCGATTCGCGCCATCCCGACATGGGGACGCGGCTGATCGCGCTCAACGGCAAGATCGCGGCGCAGATGCTGACCTTCGGCGGCGACGCGGGGCTTGACGATTACGCCGCCCATCGCATCGCGCTCGGCGTTCCCGAGGGCGGGGTGGATTTCGCCTATGGCGACGCCTTCCCCCACGAAGCCGACATGGATCAGCTCAACGGCGTCGATTTCAAGAAGGGCTGTTTCGTCGGCCAGGAAGTGGTCGCGCGCATGCAATATCGCGGCACGACCCGCAACCGCGTGCTGAAAGTGGCGCTGGAAGGCGCCGCGCCGCCGCCGGGGGCGATCGTCATGGCGGGTGAAACCAAGATCGGCGTAATGGGTTCGAGCGCCGGCGCGCAGGGCCTCGCGCTGCTGCGCATCGACCGCGCCGAGGAGGCGGCCCAGGCAGGCCAGGCGCTCGTCAGCGGCGAAACCCGGCTGCGGCTGATGTGA
- a CDS encoding sigma factor, giving the protein MTAKMDFKTALRGELAQLRFFALLLCHTPDRSDDLAQETLIKTWAAEDRFQPGTSLRARLFTIMRNTLASVSQFRSRRFRRLTKFSRQAPALEPQVPALTRPPGWPAGEDGLVAARRQREVSVGRPALAPARRG; this is encoded by the coding sequence ATGACCGCGAAGATGGATTTCAAAACGGCGCTGCGGGGTGAATTAGCTCAGCTTCGCTTCTTTGCCCTTTTGCTCTGCCATACGCCCGACCGCTCCGATGACCTGGCTCAGGAGACCTTGATCAAGACCTGGGCGGCCGAGGATCGGTTCCAGCCGGGCACATCTTTGCGCGCCCGGCTCTTCACCATCATGCGCAACACATTAGCCTCAGTGTCGCAATTCAGAAGCCGAAGATTTCGAAGACTGACGAAGTTTTCGAGACAAGCCCCAGCGCTGGAGCCGCAGGTTCCGGCATTGACGAGGCCGCCCGGATGGCCTGCAGGAGAAGACGGTCTGGTTGCAGCGCGCCGACAGCGCGAAGTGAGCGTCGGCCGCCCTGCTTTGGCTCCGGCGCGCAGAGGCTAG
- a CDS encoding HD domain-containing protein has protein sequence MKATAAPRAWQRMLSGRRLDILNPSPLDVEIEDIAHGLARVARWNGQTRGGVIFSVAQHSVLVAEICARLDPAAPARWRLHALLHDAPEYVIGDMISPFKAALGAVYTEVEARLARAILQRFSLSPDPPPALARLTKRADRISAFFEATLYAGFETDEAKRLFGAPAVDPRLFDDLLAPMGSEEAQALFLERFKAFERAS, from the coding sequence ATGAAGGCGACGGCCGCGCCGCGCGCCTGGCAGCGCATGCTCTCCGGGCGTCGCCTCGACATTCTCAATCCTTCGCCGCTCGACGTCGAGATCGAGGACATCGCCCATGGCCTCGCCCGCGTCGCCCGCTGGAACGGCCAGACCCGTGGCGGCGTCATCTTTTCGGTGGCGCAACATTCGGTCCTGGTCGCCGAAATCTGCGCCCGGCTCGATCCCGCCGCGCCCGCGCGCTGGCGCCTCCACGCACTTCTCCACGACGCCCCGGAATATGTCATCGGCGACATGATCTCGCCCTTCAAGGCGGCGCTGGGCGCGGTTTATACCGAGGTCGAGGCGCGGCTGGCGCGCGCCATTCTGCAGCGTTTCTCGCTCAGTCCCGATCCGCCGCCGGCGCTCGCGCGCCTGACCAAGCGGGCCGACCGGATTTCGGCCTTTTTCGAGGCGACGCTTTATGCCGGTTTCGAAACCGACGAGGCGAAGCGCCTGTTCGGCGCGCCGGCCGTCGATCCACGCCTGTTCGACGATCTGCTGGCGCCGATGGGCTCGGAAGAAGCGCAGGCGCTTTTCCTCGAGCGGTTCAAGGCTTTCGAAAGGGCTTCGTGA
- a CDS encoding AI-2E family transporter has product MDHRAHSPRAMQDRTKNHDALIRRLANYSVIGLFALALLTTLQIASDIVVPIFSALVIGAILTRITDRLIAWGLKPAVAAFCVGAAATALGVLIINALIDPFSAFVAQAPKMTSAVPEMAEPILHPLANLRHALFQTAAPESQALSIGNETDWIAAFLSRLTPALGGLLVFFASLAFFVAGHPALRRQLILAMPAHASRLKALRAFDAVENALALYFGATALIYAAVGVATAFVAFAFGLSNPILWAVMTFVAAYIPYFGVALVTLSLAATNLLTHPHSAFVLAPALIYLAIHEGADLFAIPTLFGRRYEINPFLVFLSIVFWSWMWGPVGALLAVPLLVTLQSLISVLSDGDGRLP; this is encoded by the coding sequence ATGGATCATCGAGCGCATTCGCCGCGCGCAATGCAGGATCGAACGAAGAATCACGACGCTCTGATCCGGCGATTGGCGAACTATTCGGTCATTGGTCTGTTTGCGCTCGCGCTGCTCACAACCCTGCAGATCGCCTCGGACATTGTGGTGCCGATTTTTTCCGCGCTGGTCATCGGCGCCATCCTCACGCGAATCACCGACCGCCTCATCGCCTGGGGATTGAAACCCGCGGTCGCGGCGTTTTGCGTCGGCGCGGCGGCGACCGCGCTCGGCGTGCTGATAATCAATGCGCTGATCGACCCTTTCTCCGCCTTCGTCGCCCAGGCGCCGAAAATGACCAGCGCCGTGCCGGAGATGGCGGAGCCGATCCTGCATCCGCTCGCCAATCTCAGGCACGCCCTGTTTCAAACGGCGGCCCCGGAAAGCCAGGCGCTTTCGATCGGCAACGAGACGGATTGGATCGCGGCCTTCCTCAGCCGCCTGACGCCGGCGCTCGGCGGGCTGCTGGTGTTTTTCGCCAGCCTGGCCTTTTTCGTCGCCGGCCACCCGGCCTTGCGCAGGCAACTCATCCTGGCGATGCCGGCGCACGCCAGCCGACTGAAAGCGCTCCGCGCCTTCGATGCGGTCGAAAACGCGCTGGCGCTCTATTTCGGCGCGACCGCCCTCATCTATGCCGCGGTCGGCGTCGCCACCGCTTTCGTCGCCTTCGCTTTCGGCTTGAGCAATCCGATTCTCTGGGCAGTCATGACGTTCGTCGCCGCCTATATTCCCTATTTCGGCGTAGCTCTCGTCACGCTCTCGCTCGCCGCCACGAATCTGCTGACGCATCCCCATTCCGCCTTCGTCCTGGCGCCAGCGCTGATCTACCTCGCGATCCATGAGGGCGCCGATCTTTTCGCGATTCCGACCCTGTTCGGCCGCCGTTATGAGATCAATCCGTTCCTGGTCTTCCTTTCCATCGTCTTCTGGAGCTGGATGTGGGGGCCGGTCGGGGCGCTTCTCGCCGTGCCGCTTCTAGTGACGTTGCAAAGCCTGATCAGCGTCCTGTCCGACGGAGACGGACGCCTTCCGTGA
- a CDS encoding TIGR00341 family protein, with protein MFKVIEVATPEKRVHAVVAVAEEMKAADVQIGPPFEDGRRPIRLLVGEIDRQALIDRLHGALGKSENWRITMLPTDAAIPDEPEPEKTAPEEEDEEAKKDEQARASREELYHLIENGARLDANFILLVFLSTLVATVGLERNDVAVVIGAMVIAPLLGPNVAFAFASAIGDQKLMLSAASASAVGVVTAIAIATILALLAAADPSTPGLMARTSIDYANIILAIASGTAAALSVTTGLSSTLVGVMVAVALLPPAATLGIMLAARRFDLAGGAAMLLGANMASVNLAAQLVFMAKGVRPHGGGDQCGDVGPPALGADRLHRPAPIVLLTRRGRTIHAHMRCQAWVI; from the coding sequence ATGTTCAAGGTGATCGAAGTCGCGACGCCCGAGAAGCGCGTTCATGCCGTCGTCGCCGTGGCCGAGGAGATGAAGGCGGCCGACGTCCAGATCGGGCCGCCCTTCGAGGATGGGCGGCGGCCGATTCGCCTGCTGGTGGGCGAAATCGATCGCCAGGCCCTGATCGACCGGCTCCATGGGGCGCTCGGCAAGTCCGAGAACTGGCGCATCACGATGCTTCCGACCGACGCCGCCATTCCCGACGAGCCCGAACCTGAAAAGACCGCGCCCGAGGAAGAGGACGAAGAGGCGAAAAAGGACGAGCAGGCGCGCGCCTCCCGGGAGGAGCTTTACCATCTGATCGAGAACGGAGCCCGGCTCGACGCCAATTTCATTCTGCTCGTGTTTCTCTCGACCTTGGTCGCGACGGTCGGGCTGGAGCGCAACGATGTCGCGGTGGTGATCGGCGCCATGGTCATCGCGCCTTTGCTTGGCCCCAATGTGGCCTTTGCCTTCGCGTCGGCGATCGGCGACCAAAAACTGATGCTGTCCGCGGCGAGCGCCAGCGCCGTCGGGGTCGTTACGGCGATCGCGATCGCGACGATTCTGGCCCTGTTGGCCGCGGCCGACCCCAGCACGCCCGGACTGATGGCGCGCACCTCGATCGATTACGCCAACATCATCCTGGCGATCGCGTCGGGGACCGCGGCGGCGCTTTCGGTCACGACCGGCCTGTCGTCAACCCTGGTCGGGGTTATGGTCGCGGTGGCCTTGCTGCCGCCGGCGGCGACGCTCGGGATCATGCTCGCGGCGCGCCGGTTCGATCTCGCGGGAGGCGCCGCAATGCTGCTCGGCGCGAATATGGCCAGCGTCAATCTCGCCGCTCAACTCGTCTTCATGGCCAAGGGCGTGCGCCCGCATGGCGGTGGCGATCAATGTGGCGACGTCGGTCCTCCTGCTCTGGGCGCTGATCGCCTTCATCGCCCTGCGCCCATCGTCCTCCTGACGCGCCGCGGGCGAACGATTCACGCCCACATGCGTTGTCAAGCTTGGGTCATATGA
- a CDS encoding carboxymuconolactone decarboxylase family protein → MIFDWPETTHKLSTQLRDLRAGDGVADVMKAFAAMAQNATKPGVLDPKTKELMAVAIGVATRCDDCIAFHARAAINLGATHDELMETLGLAIYMGAGPSVMYASHAVQAFKQFADAKAAAE, encoded by the coding sequence ATGATCTTCGACTGGCCTGAAACCACGCATAAGCTCTCCACCCAGCTGCGCGATCTGCGCGCGGGAGACGGCGTCGCCGACGTGATGAAGGCCTTTGCCGCCATGGCGCAGAACGCGACCAAGCCCGGCGTTCTCGATCCCAAGACCAAGGAGCTGATGGCGGTCGCGATCGGCGTCGCCACCCGCTGCGACGACTGCATCGCCTTCCACGCCCGCGCCGCCATCAATCTTGGCGCGACCCATGACGAACTGATGGAGACCCTCGGCCTCGCCATTTACATGGGCGCCGGGCCGTCGGTGATGTACGCCAGCCACGCCGTCCAGGCCTTCAAACAATTCGCCGACGCCAAAGCCGCGGCGGAATGA
- a CDS encoding sensor histidine kinase, whose amino-acid sequence MRFISDIAVGIACLTAALAILFYLSRRRDVAAEDRTALWCAIFGLALFGGLQMAGVAAIAPPGWSTPNMPQFIAAVVALASAFAIWAMAPKWLSRPTVDDLPEKSSILGGAAQESAERLERLAAEKAALENAVAARTRELDEVNQRFFLALKNTGVTMSQQDRDLRYVWIHNAPQGRKRREFVGHLQAEVLPPELEPRIAQAKRQAMEQRSSVRIEVQATVDGEKRWFDERFEPIARDGEITGVMTTSIDTTAYRRQEEDLRELLRELTHRTKNLLAVIQGIARQSGRAAPDVASFVTEFNGRIRALSVTHELLVSANWSGVDLKSLIEAVWRATSPLTLARVSLSGESRKLAPEAAQNLALAVHEMAANAAACGGDAQNAAQDAAWVRISWSPYCEEEGRGVTILWEESAAAPPDQGLGEFAKFYVESLLPRATGGASEIVATKAGARWTLKLPSRNFIS is encoded by the coding sequence ATGCGATTCATCTCGGATATCGCCGTCGGGATCGCGTGTCTTACGGCGGCGCTCGCGATCCTGTTCTATCTCTCGCGGCGTCGGGATGTCGCGGCGGAGGACAGGACGGCGCTGTGGTGCGCCATTTTTGGCCTCGCCCTTTTCGGCGGCCTGCAGATGGCCGGCGTCGCGGCCATCGCGCCCCCCGGCTGGTCGACGCCGAATATGCCGCAATTCATCGCCGCCGTCGTCGCGCTCGCCTCGGCATTCGCGATCTGGGCCATGGCTCCGAAATGGCTGTCGCGGCCGACGGTCGACGATCTGCCTGAAAAATCCAGCATTCTGGGCGGCGCGGCGCAGGAAAGCGCCGAGCGGCTAGAGCGGCTCGCGGCGGAAAAAGCCGCGCTCGAAAATGCGGTCGCGGCGCGAACCCGCGAATTGGACGAAGTCAACCAGCGCTTCTTCCTCGCGCTCAAGAACACCGGCGTCACCATGTCGCAACAGGATCGGGACCTGCGCTACGTCTGGATTCACAATGCGCCTCAGGGTCGGAAACGGCGCGAATTCGTCGGCCATTTGCAGGCGGAGGTCCTGCCGCCCGAGCTTGAGCCGAGAATCGCGCAGGCCAAACGGCAGGCGATGGAGCAGCGGTCGTCGGTGCGGATCGAAGTCCAGGCGACGGTCGACGGCGAAAAACGCTGGTTCGACGAAAGATTCGAGCCGATCGCGCGCGACGGCGAGATTACCGGAGTCATGACCACCTCCATCGACACGACCGCCTATCGCCGCCAGGAGGAGGACCTGCGCGAACTCCTGCGCGAACTCACCCACCGCACCAAGAATCTTCTCGCCGTCATTCAGGGCATCGCCCGCCAATCCGGGCGCGCCGCGCCCGACGTCGCCTCCTTCGTGACCGAATTCAACGGACGCATCCGCGCGCTTTCCGTCACCCACGAACTTCTGGTGAGCGCCAACTGGTCGGGCGTGGATTTGAAATCGCTGATCGAGGCGGTGTGGCGCGCGACCTCGCCGCTGACGCTGGCGCGCGTCAGCCTCTCGGGAGAGAGCCGCAAGCTGGCGCCGGAAGCCGCGCAGAATCTCGCGCTCGCCGTTCACGAAATGGCCGCCAACGCCGCGGCGTGCGGCGGCGACGCCCAGAACGCCGCGCAAGACGCCGCCTGGGTGCGCATCAGCTGGAGCCCCTATTGCGAAGAAGAAGGCCGCGGCGTCACCATCCTGTGGGAAGAAAGCGCCGCCGCGCCGCCCGATCAGGGTCTCGGCGAATTCGCGAAATTCTATGTCGAGTCCCTGTTGCCGCGGGCGACCGGCGGCGCCTCGGAAATCGTGGCCACCAAGGCGGGCGCCCGCTGGACGCTCAAGCTGCCGTCGCGCAATTTCATTTCCTGA
- a CDS encoding NepR family anti-sigma factor produces the protein MNESHSKTAKTRPPMDAALQAHLGAQLRQLFAETANQPIPRRLAALLDRLEAGDAGASAPQDPRSSSSIDVNI, from the coding sequence ATGAACGAGAGCCACAGCAAGACCGCAAAAACGCGCCCGCCAATGGACGCCGCGCTGCAGGCGCATCTCGGCGCCCAATTGAGACAATTATTCGCCGAGACGGCCAATCAGCCGATCCCGCGCCGGCTTGCGGCGCTGCTTGATCGTCTGGAAGCCGGCGACGCAGGGGCCTCCGCCCCGCAGGACCCCCGGTCGAGTTCGTCTATCGATGTGAACATATGA
- a CDS encoding tyrosine phosphatase family protein, producing the protein MGLLYVCPLRKVGELAAATGAGAVVSLLGPPATAPRVTGVAPQNHLMLGVSDIVAAEEGHVLAGAQHIEALLAFVRGWERARPLVIHCYAGVSRSPAAAFIAACALTKASESEIANHLRRLSPTATPNRHLVALADAILSREGRMVAAIESIGRGADCFEGEIFCMDLT; encoded by the coding sequence ATGGGCCTCCTTTATGTCTGCCCGCTCCGCAAGGTCGGAGAGCTTGCCGCGGCGACCGGCGCCGGCGCCGTGGTGTCCCTGCTCGGCCCGCCCGCCACGGCGCCGCGCGTCACGGGCGTCGCGCCGCAAAACCATCTCATGCTCGGCGTGTCGGACATTGTGGCGGCGGAAGAAGGGCATGTGCTTGCCGGCGCGCAGCATATCGAAGCGCTGCTGGCCTTTGTCCGGGGCTGGGAGCGCGCCCGCCCGCTCGTCATTCATTGCTACGCCGGGGTCAGCCGGTCGCCGGCGGCGGCCTTTATCGCGGCTTGCGCGCTGACCAAGGCTTCCGAATCCGAAATCGCCAACCACTTGCGCAGGCTTTCGCCGACCGCGACGCCGAATCGGCATCTGGTCGCTCTTGCCGACGCAATCCTGTCGCGCGAAGGAAGGATGGTCGCGGCGATCGAATCGATCGGACGCGGAGCGGATTGTTTCGAAGGCGAAATTTTCTGCATGGATTTGACATGA
- a CDS encoding NUDIX hydrolase: MNRPSHPSIPMEIGLTAAIVAVRGDTPLILVARGARGDEPGGAAALPSGPFDPVNHRTFEIGLRAWVAEQTGVPVGYVEQLYTFGDRGRHSRADSRDPHVVSVGYLALTRICGEEPPTAPGAGFREWYRFFPWEDWRQGRPDLIDATIMPGLRAFVARGGDAPQRRGLTRIERVRMLFGDDGDRFDEENVLDRYELLYEAGLVEESVRDGREPAPGFGERPPLGESMQADHRRILATAMGRLRAKLKYRPVIFELMPEDFTLTALQTTVEAISGRHLHKQNFRRLVEGSAVVEPTGEMSHATGGRPAALFRFRRDVLRERPAPGLRVGIRG, translated from the coding sequence ATGAACCGCCCCTCCCATCCTTCCATTCCTATGGAGATCGGCCTCACCGCCGCGATCGTCGCGGTGCGCGGCGACACGCCGCTCATTCTGGTGGCGCGCGGCGCGCGCGGCGACGAGCCCGGGGGGGCGGCGGCCCTGCCTTCCGGCCCGTTCGATCCGGTCAACCACCGCACTTTCGAGATCGGCCTGCGCGCCTGGGTCGCCGAACAGACCGGCGTGCCGGTCGGCTATGTCGAGCAGCTTTACACCTTTGGCGACCGCGGCCGCCACAGCCGCGCCGACAGCCGCGATCCCCATGTCGTCTCGGTCGGCTATCTGGCGCTGACCCGCATCTGCGGCGAGGAGCCGCCGACCGCGCCGGGCGCCGGCTTTCGCGAATGGTATCGCTTCTTCCCCTGGGAGGACTGGCGCCAGGGCCGGCCGGATCTGATCGATGCGACCATCATGCCCGGCCTGCGCGCCTTTGTCGCGCGCGGCGGCGATGCGCCCCAAAGGCGCGGCCTGACCCGGATCGAGCGCGTGCGGATGCTGTTCGGGGACGACGGCGACCGTTTCGATGAGGAGAATGTCCTCGACCGCTACGAGCTGCTTTACGAGGCGGGTCTCGTCGAGGAAAGCGTGCGCGACGGCCGCGAGCCCGCGCCGGGTTTCGGCGAGCGCCCGCCGCTCGGCGAATCCATGCAGGCCGACCATCGCCGGATTCTGGCCACGGCCATGGGGCGCCTGCGCGCAAAATTGAAATATCGCCCGGTGATTTTCGAACTGATGCCGGAGGATTTCACCCTCACCGCGCTGCAGACGACGGTCGAGGCCATTTCCGGGCGTCATCTCCACAAGCAGAATTTCCGCCGCCTGGTCGAAGGGTCCGCCGTGGTCGAGCCGACCGGCGAAATGTCGCACGCGACCGGCGGCCGCCCCGCGGCTTTGTTCCGCTTCCGCCGCGACGTGCTGCGCGAGCGCCCCGCGCCGGGCTTAAGGGTCGGCATCAGGGGCTGA
- a CDS encoding dihydrolipoyl dehydrogenase, whose product MKVDTIIVGAGTAGLTALREVGRYTKDFLLVNDGRWGTTCAAVGCMPSKALIEVANAFHRRVAFDAFGIRGGEALRADIPAVLAHVRNLRDGFVAGPESVRGKLGRRAIAGRVRLKGPNLVEVNGEEIEARAIILAPGSRPVVPKDWAAFGDRILTSDTLFEQEDLPRRIAVIGMGAIGVEIAQALARLGVEVAGFDAVDGLAGINDPEILASFRPLLAREMALHLGAPAELAASEGGIAVSAAGGRFEADAVLAAIGRRPNIDGLGLESLGVALDGRGMPAIDPTTLRLGDLPVFLVGDANGYRPLMHEAADEGHIAGRNAAPGVGSAPHCRRPPLAIVFSSPQIARVGLALSEIPEARRATGEADFAKQPRARMAAAAAGLLRIHADRETAVILGAEMCIPAGEHMAHLLALAVERKLTVWDMLAMPFYHPTLEEGLRTALRDLSKAYPSKNGSDLATCGAIGHEALD is encoded by the coding sequence ATGAAGGTCGATACGATCATTGTCGGCGCGGGCACGGCGGGCCTTACCGCCCTGCGCGAGGTCGGCCGCTATACCAAGGATTTCCTCCTCGTCAACGACGGACGCTGGGGCACCACTTGCGCGGCGGTCGGCTGCATGCCGTCCAAGGCGCTGATCGAAGTCGCCAACGCCTTTCATCGCCGCGTCGCTTTCGACGCTTTCGGCATTCGCGGCGGAGAGGCCCTGCGCGCCGACATTCCCGCCGTTCTCGCTCATGTCCGCAACCTGCGCGACGGTTTTGTCGCCGGGCCGGAATCGGTCCGCGGGAAGCTCGGCCGGCGCGCCATCGCCGGACGGGTCCGGCTGAAGGGGCCGAACCTCGTCGAGGTCAATGGCGAGGAGATCGAGGCGCGGGCGATCATTCTCGCGCCGGGGAGCCGGCCGGTGGTTCCCAAGGACTGGGCCGCGTTCGGCGACCGCATCCTGACCAGCGACACATTGTTCGAGCAGGAGGACCTGCCCCGCCGCATCGCCGTGATCGGCATGGGCGCGATCGGGGTCGAAATCGCGCAAGCCCTGGCGCGGCTTGGCGTCGAGGTCGCGGGCTTCGACGCCGTGGACGGCCTCGCCGGGATCAACGATCCCGAAATTCTCGCTTCCTTCCGCCCGTTGCTCGCGCGCGAAATGGCGCTTCATCTCGGCGCCCCCGCGGAATTGGCGGCGTCCGAGGGCGGAATTGCCGTCAGCGCGGCCGGCGGCCGGTTCGAGGCCGACGCGGTTCTCGCCGCCATCGGCCGGCGGCCCAATATCGACGGACTCGGCCTTGAGAGCTTGGGCGTGGCGCTCGACGGCCGCGGCATGCCCGCGATCGATCCGACGACCTTGCGTCTTGGCGACCTGCCGGTCTTTCTGGTCGGCGACGCCAATGGCTATCGCCCCTTGATGCACGAAGCGGCCGACGAGGGCCATATCGCCGGCCGCAATGCGGCGCCCGGCGTCGGCTCGGCGCCCCATTGCCGCCGTCCTCCGCTTGCGATCGTCTTTTCCTCGCCGCAGATTGCCCGCGTCGGGCTCGCCCTTTCGGAAATTCCCGAGGCGCGCCGCGCGACCGGAGAGGCCGATTTCGCCAAACAGCCGCGCGCCCGCATGGCGGCGGCGGCGGCCGGCCTCCTGCGCATCCACGCGGACCGCGAGACCGCCGTGATCCTGGGCGCGGAAATGTGCATCCCGGCCGGCGAGCATATGGCGCATCTGCTGGCTCTGGCGGTGGAGCGCAAATTGACGGTCTGGGACATGCTCGCCATGCCCTTCTACCATCCGACGCTCGAAGAGGGCCTGCGGACCGCCCTGCGCGACCTGTCGAAGGCTTATCCCTCGAAAAACGGATCGGATCTCGCCACATGCGGCGCAATCGGACACGAGGCGCTCGATTGA
- a CDS encoding response regulator gives MSLSAMIAPQLPYLRRYARALSGSQASGDAFVMATLEAIVEDPSLYDQSLDAKTALFQTFSRIWNAMPMNAAVGRGPADTIADRRLEDVTPLPRQAFLLTALEGFGAGQSACILEIGLDAYSRLIETAGRQISAQLVTSVLIIEDEPVIAMDLEHLVTSLGHVVAGSARTRGEAVEMAKREKPGLVLADIRLADGSSGLDAVNDILKSRQIPAIFITAYPETLLTGKWPEPTFLIAKPFEEDMVRAVISQALFFDAKATKETASAA, from the coding sequence ATGTCGCTGTCCGCGATGATCGCCCCGCAGCTCCCCTATCTCCGCCGCTATGCGCGCGCCCTGTCAGGGAGCCAGGCGAGTGGCGACGCTTTTGTGATGGCGACGCTCGAAGCCATCGTTGAGGACCCGTCCCTTTACGACCAGTCGCTCGACGCCAAAACCGCTCTGTTCCAGACCTTCTCCCGCATCTGGAATGCGATGCCGATGAACGCCGCGGTCGGCCGCGGCCCTGCCGATACGATCGCCGACCGGCGTCTCGAAGACGTTACGCCGCTGCCGCGGCAGGCTTTCCTGCTGACGGCGCTCGAGGGCTTCGGCGCCGGGCAGTCGGCGTGCATTCTCGAAATCGGTCTCGACGCCTATTCGCGCCTGATCGAAACCGCCGGCCGCCAGATCAGCGCGCAGCTCGTGACCTCCGTGCTGATCATCGAGGACGAGCCCGTCATCGCGATGGATCTCGAACATCTGGTCACGAGCCTCGGCCATGTCGTCGCCGGCAGTGCAAGGACGCGCGGCGAAGCGGTCGAAATGGCCAAGCGCGAGAAGCCCGGGCTCGTTCTGGCCGACATTCGCCTCGCCGATGGCAGTTCGGGTCTCGACGCCGTCAATGACATCCTCAAATCGCGCCAGATCCCGGCCATCTTCATCACCGCTTATCCGGAAACGCTGCTGACGGGCAAATGGCCGGAGCCAACGTTCCTGATCGCCAAACCGTTCGAGGAGGACATGGTCCGCGCGGTGATCAGCCAGGCTTTGTTTTTCGACGCCAAGGCGACGAAGGAGACGGCGTCCGCGGCCTGA